Below is a window of Entelurus aequoreus isolate RoL-2023_Sb linkage group LG07, RoL_Eaeq_v1.1, whole genome shotgun sequence DNA.
atgtgtgcCCTGGCACGCCATTAGcataatttcatgaccgaagcaaaacactttttacacttttatactgaaataaatacacctacaacgtattaaataaaaacatagaaaaaactaccagcagcggtaaagtttagatccatgaaggaaagaagaaagtgaatgaatgtttataactgaatacatttacatatgtatacacatttgttttctattgtattatcttttttaatgaattaacgtttatgacaacctttttccaaaacacaatatagaatgtgagatataacaggataatgcatacatttgtcatttgttttcaaaacgcttacaaaaaagtgggaccccaaaaatttcctgtgggaccccattttatgacttgatggggttccaggggaccccattttgaaaattcctagcgccaacactgtagtgatgggatcggcagttcttttgactgtactgaatcactagaatcagttccttaaattgattcgttcaaaaaatttgttcaccgaatcaccccccccccccccaaaaaaaaattgtggggggggggggggggtgtcgtcgtgcgtagtacagacagtacagtgcagacattcgcgcactgcgtagggactcgcgttaatctaacaacaacaacagttgcagtagaagggataataataataataataataataataatatgaatcagaattgatccccaaggacaaatttatttttgttacaataactgtaaaTAATAGcccatgtatgtgtacatacattagttattatttttattttaaatcttctcaaaacagcctgcttacactttaccccccgccccttctttctgtctcctctactagtctactctcattttgttttcatgtggcttgttttcatgggatcggcagttcttttgactgtacggatcactagaatcagtgactgacaacgccacactttggccgcagttcagtacgtgtaccgaatctcttctgcagcagcagtacagtttaattgcaaatcagcattattataatgatgatgatagctactaaacaacaacaacaacagttgcagtagaatggataataataatatgaatcagaattgatccccaaggagaaatttatttttgttacaataactgtgtaaataatagcctatgtatgtttacatacattagttattattttttattttaaatcttctcaaaacagcctgccctacacgttaccctccgcccctccccctcgcgtcgctgctgctcagcctgcacggattttctttaactttatgtgttgagataatggggacgtgtgtttgttttcatgtggcttgagtcaacattagccgttagcttggagaatgaatggagaacggatgccaatggcatgaaacatatccccgcgacggggggagaatcactcgcggcattggggcaagcagagcagagagcgagagcgttgtcgttcactgagtgattcatgccgttaatccgcggtgaacgaatcgttcgctcagtccctccccccgccctctcattggctgcgtcgttcgccgacgtcgagggttcagtgagtcacagaatgcgccagttccactcataccggcaactgaactgagaaaggaacgaatcagttcatgaagtgattcggttcagtacgttcactcaaaagattcgttctttcgaacgacacaacactgctgtcaacagaggagaaaaatgcttcatttaaataaatatattatttataaagcaagttctagtatcattggcaaatgttcacctagtcccggccttggcgtgctgcccgccttggcacgcatatacgtgtcctctttttgggatttcacaatatggtcagagGTACTACTAATCAGTTGTACATGTAAGACTAAATACTTTATTTGGCCGTCATGATTTCACGATTTTGACACCTTTTAGCTTCCCCAGCGTatttatatgcgtgtgtgtgagggagagaataaaatataataccttcATCACTTTCCTCGCATTAGACAGATCCGCCACATCCAAAATGGCCGACACGCTCAATGAGGCGTCTTTGGCTCCTATGGCGGATAAGATTGAACGTAACATAATTAACaagaacatgtttgttttttggtcaaaaaaagctTTAGTCTTTGTGTTCATGGCCAAATATATTTTCCATGTAGTAAAATTACAACATACCGTAACTGTAACGTTGTGTCCTCGCGCTCATTCACTTGTACCAAGAATCAAtgataacaataaaaaaggaacagGACATGTTTGGAACAATACACTGTATTTCTtgcttattaaaaaaaatggttaaacaatttcctttaattaaaaaaagctcGTCTGCTACAGGCCGCCCCTCGAGTGTAGTGcgacgaatttttttttttttttaggtgggggGCAACTATTCACTACAACCTGAGATGGATGACGTCATCTATTCTTGATTCCATCCTCtctgataaataaatacataattattcACAATAATGATAACATGTCATTCACAGTACTCAGCGGCGCAGTCGGGTGATGATGGGGTGGGCGGGGCTTATGTAATAATAAGATACAGTTGGTCACATGTCAGCTGATACAATACAGTATTTACATCCATGTACATTCTATAGCACGTTTACCTTGAAGGACATGTTGGGGGCGGAAGTGCTCttcaaacacaatacatatacccAAAGTTCTTTGAGGGTGCAGTTCAAATAGTACACTCATGAAAGTATTCTATGTCATCACCAGCAGTACCGCAGGAATGTGGATGACTTTTAGAACAAGAAAGTTATCTTACACAGATCAGCATTAGCTTTGGCTGTCAAATACAATATTTGTTAGCACACGCCCTCCTTCTCCTGGGCGCTACATCAGATGTCTTGAAAGAAACGCTCGAAAATATCaggcacgtttttttttttttatgggaaTTTTTCTTCTCCCCCCTTCTACAAGTTTTGCTTCAGTCCGGCAGCACCTCGGCCTTTTTCTAGCGGAAGGCATGTTTTTACATCAAGAGAAAAATACGAAAAAATGATATGTATTGTGGAAAGGCGTCATGGTATCGAACAATGAAATACAAGTCTTTATGCCCTTTTCCTTCCAAAACCATAATAATACTAAGAAAAAAGACAGCGATGAAATGTGAGGTGGGAAGTCGGTGCTCTTTTCGCGACACAGGACATCCGAGCGCTCGCATGCTGAAGGCCTTTTTTCCCGCCCGGGTTTCAAGGTGTTGAGAGCGCTCCTCGTCAGAAACTCTCGGGCTCCTCCAGGAGGCAGGGCTGGGTGGACAGAGGCACCAGCGACGGGGACAGACTCCGCAGGCCCACCCCGGGGCGAAAGGTAAGGTCCGGGGTGGGAAGCAGGGGTTTGAGAATGCTGACCAGGCAAAACGCCGAACCGCTGTTTGGGATGAAGTTCACCTTGTTGCGGTCGGGACACAGGAAGGGGGGCGTGTCCTGAAGGGCTTTTGGCCTAAAGGACACAAACACTATTTATTTTTGCAGGTTcagatttaaataataaatatatatatatatacacagtacaggccaaaagtttggacacaccttctcattcaatgcgttttctttattttcatgaccactcagcaacaaagggttggagttgggggttcaatcaccaaaatgattcccgggcgcggcgccgctgctgcccactgctccccaaggggatgggacaaatgcagaggacaaatttcaccacatctagtgtgtgtgtgacaatcattggtactttaatcttaatttacattgtagattgtcactgaaggcatcaacactatgaatgaacacatgtggagttatgtacttaatgaaataactgaaaacatcttttatattgggcagcacggtggtacaggggatagtgcatgtgcctcataatacaaaggtcctgagttgctcctgtgtggagtttgcatgtcctccccgtgactgcgtgggttccctccgggtactccggcttcctcccacctccaaagacatgcacctggggataggttgattggcaacactaaattggccctagtgtgtgaatgtgagtgtgaatgttgtctgtctatctgtgtcgcaggtggcgacttgtccagggtgtaccccgccttccgcccgaatgcagctgagataggctccagcaccccccgcgaccccgaaagggacaagcggtagaaaatggatggatgttttatattctagtttcttcaaaatagccaccctttgctctgattactgctttgcacactcttggcattctctcgataagcttcaagaggtagtcacctgaaatggttttcacttcacaggtgtgcttgaagctcatcgagagaatgccaagagtgtgcaaagcagtaatcagagcaaagagtggctattttgaagaaactagaatataaaacatgttttcagttatttcacctttttttgttaagtacataactccacatgtgttcattcattgttttgatgccttcagtaacaatctacaatgcaaatagtcatgaaaataaagaaaacacattgaatgaggagaaggtgtgtccaaacttttggcctctactgtatatatattttaaaaatgcttTTGTTTTTACGTACAAAGACTCCTCAGACACTTTGACTTTCTCGCAGCCCTCTGGAGGTTCCCTCTTGAACGTGTAACTGTTGTTGGGCCGCGGTGACGCGGCGTACTTTGGCAGCGGAGACCAAGGACCCAGCTCTGACACCACACATGGTTAAAGGTCAAAGGTCACAGGGTTCTCACAGACTTGTGGTGGTGGGTTAATGAtgaaatgagtgtgtgtgtgtgtgtgtctcacctTTTTCCTCCAAGGGGCTGCCGCCGCTGCTTGCGTCGTTGAGCACAGTGAGGTAGGAAGGTGAAATGGAGTCGGGGCGGCTGCTGCTGTTGCTATGGCTACCACCGAGGCCGCCGCCCCCTGAGGGAGTCTGTGTGTTGATGCTGCGAGTGCTGCTGCTGCGCTGCGGGGGGATGGGCGGCGGAGCGCGGTGCCCATCGGGGACGTCCTGTGGCTGCAACGAAAACAAACGATGTCACTCAATCGTCTTTGGGATGTGGAAGCATCAAAAATACTGCAGAATACACATTtcaataaatatgtgtgtgttggccctgcgatgaggtggcgacttgtccagggtgtaccccgccttccgcccgattgtagctgagataggctccagcgccccccgcgaccccgaagggaataagcggtagaaaatggatggatggatggatgttttaggcCAGAATCATTCTGCTCTTCATGATTCCAATCATGTGTGAAATAGTTGAGCAAATGTTGACATCAACTGCTGTAAGTCAAAAATGGATCCAGAAGTGAAATCTTTTTAGATGGGTCGCACACAGCTGGTCAAAAATCAAATGGCTCGGTGggagagggttcctggtttgatccccggcTTCCACTGATTTTGTGGAATTATTTACTGCAATTTGGATACTTCATATGAATTTATGCAATATTTGCATATGCTTGCAGTTATGATCCTCCtcgttaataaaataaaaacactttggACATGTGATTGTGTGTATAGTAGTTATGTTGAAAATAACCACAGGTGCTTTTAAATAACATGAAAAATGTTTCTTGGTTTTCCAAAAAAGTTGTTTTGCGATTTAATGACCTTTGGAATATATGGGCGTT
It encodes the following:
- the fam117ba gene encoding protein FAM117B, whose amino-acid sequence is MRDKATQTPRAWADERRRGSHKRSASCGSTDQLKEIAKLRQQLQRSKRSSRHRRDKERKSPFNGGSHAIMQSQAPMPKTILIPIPISKSSAPRFRNSVEGLNQEIERIIIRDTPEKDETIVPQDVPDGHRAPPPIPPQRSSSTRSINTQTPSGGGGLGGSHSNSSSRPDSISPSYLTVLNDASSGGSPLEEKELGPWSPLPKYAASPRPNNSYTFKREPPEGCEKVKVSEESLPKALQDTPPFLCPDRNKVNFIPNSGSAFCLVSILKPLLPTPDLTFRPGVGLRSLSPSLVPLSTQPCLLEEPESF